The genomic interval TGTTATCGCTAAATGATTTAAAGCACCTATTTCCCTTATCTCGtgagatttttataatttccgTTCATTCAGAATCGAACGTGTTCCTATTAATTGCAATTTGGAAAGTGagattacatattattttatcattaataaaaattaaatgtgtTATAAATGATTCAGCAATTTAACAATTGTGTTTATTGTGTGTGttctttgtaataataattaaaattttatatttaatatttgcttgAGTGAACACTGCTTTCATCATCATGTAGGATCAGTCTTGTGACTGTAATATTTTCagtgtacatattttttacatagtatattaaattaattaaaaattcatttattatattcgtacagaaatatctttatctttataagattttatataaaatgtttttttttgttgtaataaaattattttattgcaagtgaataaaaacgattatGAGATTGATATATCACatgtatatagagatataCATAGAGATAAAATTTACAATTCTTTTTGAAAGTAAAGacaaggaataataataaagagaatattatGTCATAtctaatagaatataataatatttttattttatttaatcaaatttgtttttaaaaaaatataacagaaagaaataattttgttagcAGTTGTAAAGATTAGcaaggaagaaggaaataaactTTGGAATGGTTAAATCAAATAGTGCCAAAGTCAATGTGTTATACAAAGTGTGCAtactaaaaatagaaaatgccAGGCACATTGACATATCCAATTTATGCAGATGTTGAACCATCAGTGCCAAGACGTCGTGCTTATACATGGAATTCTCAACATCGATCAACATCTCGTGTAACAGATTTGACATCACGTGCTGGACGATTATCTTTAACAGATAATGTggtaagaaataatttctattctcatacttattatttctaaaatcttCGATTCATATTTTGATTGATCATGTTAAAGCTTTATATTCTTGTTATTGTAAAAAACTACTTCTAATAAACTTAGATCTCtagtttgtatatattaattttgattagaaCCAAGGCAAatgatgtttttatttaaaaagtttatattatcatatgaTAAGATCACCGAATCATTAATAATAGAGCAACTATCCCATTTACAAAATGCCTACTTCTATAGATACAAATTCGAGTATAATTCAATGTCATTCTTCAAAGCTTAGATCATTTATAGTTAGATTCGacgtaattataaattgatatgAAAGCATTATCAAgtgtaatattgtatattacgtAGAACCAACACGTTTATGTAATCAGTTGATGTTTCACTGATATCGAGAAAACTCGTTGAGaacaattaagaaaaataatcgtgaCATGTAACTTCGCAGGCGCGATGGAAGCCATTGTCAGATGCAGCTTTTAAAAATTCCCGCAAAGCGTACCAAActtttcgcttcttttttttttttttattagtcaTCGTTGAATCatcataattttatgataaaacgGATCGGTTCGAGACGTGTAGTATAATTGGAGATAAGTGAACATAAATCTTTTGTGGAAAAagtgataaattaaatttcactacaatttttaaatatttaaagaggAAAGTGGCCATCTTTAAATCCGAATATGTCATATCCGCCTAGCTGGTAGTGAAATAAGCGACGGAGAGGGGTTAAGACAAAATAGGTTTCTTAATGGCATATAAGAAACTGAGATACTCGTAAATTTGTTAGACTAATCGTCGACCattacaaagaaatagaataaacgTTAACGTTAATGGCAGAGGAAAATGTATATGGATATAAACCAACAGCCGGGATCGATGGAGATTCCGTACGTAAATTTTTTGACAGTTTGACAAGTACAGGTTGGATTTCAATTGATAAAGCGATAGTGAAACCGTTAATGTCAggatatttcataatttaagatatagaaataaatatttagttaTATAGATGTTTTcttgtataaattaaaagaaaaggatgaggtacaattttataaaaaatgttgatcCTCAGTTTTTGCAAGTAGTTCTACATCAGCAATATTCTGCTAATGTTGTCaatgttaatataatttcttcgttcatttattaatttaaacggATGGATCTAAAATCTGTTTATGTCGtacttttaaagaaattttaataacaatgtaTTTTGTCTAACACTCCGAactaaattaatgataatatcttatttataaaggctatattgaaattatagtTCGTCATACATCTTGTActtgttcgtttattttattgatggTTTTTTAAATGTCTATTGACATTTTATTTCTGTATTACTTGcttaaatgttaatattaaaatatatatcgtctGTAAGTATAACTATAcgcgtataaaaataaagtttattaatttaattggatataatattatatttagagAGATGAGGGTACGCGCAAGTTGAGGTTAAAGGTGATTGCGGGACATCACCTTGCAAAAAAGGATATCTTTGGTGCAAGCGATCCTTATGTCCGCGTAGACTTAAATACTATAAATGGAGATCAGACTGTGGATTCTGCACTTacaaaaactaaaaagaagaCTTTAAATCCTATTTGGGaagaagaatttatatttagagTAAGTAATTTATGTACAAATTTTCATGATGTATAtgtgttaatatattaaagtttTATTAAGTAATATTCTCTTTATCCAGGTTAAGCCTGTTGATCATAAGCTAGTATTACAAGTTTTCGATGAAAATAGATTGACAAGGGATGATTTTCTTGGGATGGTAGAATTAACACTACTTAATTTACCTAAGGAACAAGAGGGTCGTACAATTCCTGCTAGAATCTATATTCTTCGACCTCGTAGGTAGGGAAATTTCAAAATGTTAATGTAAACTTATATGTTCccttatttcaaaaaattattaattgtatcttgttattaattgttaatctTTTCCACCTAGTTAATTCTAAAATGCATCATTGTtcattatgtaaaataaatcaacatatttcatttatacaaATGACACAGTACAAATGTTTCACTTGCAAATGTAAAATGAGTAACTTATAAGGATATGGTGTAGTAATCATTCCAGTCAGCGATCGAGAGTTAAAGGAACATTGGAGATATATCATGCATATATTTCTGACTCAACAACTACAGAAAATGAAGATGGAGATGCATCTGATTCAGGAGGATGGGAGCTAGTACAGCCAGAAAATAATAGTCCTGTAGAACAAGCTTCAGaagtatgtacataagtaCGAATGCATCtacaaaaaaaacataaaatatttgttcttaCAGATCCATATGGTTAATGGACCATTACCTCCAGGATGGGAAGAAAGACAAGATGCTAATGGAAGAACATACTATGTCAATCATATTGCTCGGTTTACACAATGGGAGCGACCAACAGATACGTAtgtaatttgtataaaatttgaataattatctaaatattaatcgaaatatcTTCTTGGTTTTACAGAAATACATCATCTACTGGTAACATAACAGAACAACGTAATTTGGATACAGCAGCAACAGAATTTCAACGACGTTTCCACATTAGTGCAGATGAAGAGAATAGACACCGAAGTTCAGTTATCAACCAGGTAATTTGTTCACTATTATTATGACTAAAGAAATAAACTCCATGATCAACATATAGAGAGTGCATACATAATACAGACATAATTTCATATTCTGATTCTAACATAGTtttttgtatctctctttttctctacttattttataatgaatatagtACTCTCTACTTTTAAATCTCCATACTGAGAATATGTCTGTTTAATTTTGTTGtaatactaatattttttatataataaatgtgtgCAAAGTTATAAAGAACACATTAGTTATATCaggataaaatgaaaaatagtgGTAATATGcttaggaaataaaaattcattaatagatgataaaatttaatcttcatacaatttttctaagttcattaatacatatatatgattttttcaaagataaaacaTACTTTGTATagtaaaatgaagaaataatttgtgGCTtcatataatagaaatatgcaTGGATCTTTTGAAGATGAGTAGATAAAATACatctaatatttaaataacaattcaatttctcaaaatttttttgtataaagtGTTGTTTTTATAGTGGAttgttagatattttatagataaaacAACCAGAGctttgtacatatgtatccaaTAATTTGATGCTACGATAACATTCTAACAATACAGACAGATTAGCATGCAGTATGTAGCAAtttgtgcatgtgtgtgtaagGATGGTGAAGTTCTACgcgaagaagatgaagattcAGAAGCAAGAGATAGTGAGGGTAGGATTCATAGGGAAGGGGGTATTGGGGATACTTCCTCAGAGTCTGGACATTCTGTTGATCTACGTGGCTACCAAAGTGAATGTGAAGATCAGGTATTCATACAAGCAAACTATTCGTGTCTAATGCTTTTATCAtgacataattatatataaaaattaatttacaaaaatatacaattgtgtattacgtatatgtatgcatttcAACGcgtgcatgtatgtgtgtatgtttacatatataactcATATGGAGATAAAGTGACAATAATACAAAAGTTTAATAATATGTGTTTATTATTAACCAGAAGAAACATTGGAGAGTACTGAATTTCAGCAGATTGTTTTGCTTATTATTGTATGTACTTTCATTATTGTTGAtttttttagtaatattttttgcatgactattcaattattctttttttttttttcagtttatcTTTCTAACaagtttcatatttatttacatcagaatatacataagaaaaaaatattttgtatctttCATTGCAgctttaatatatgtatgtaactttTTATGAATAGGTGTCTTTAACACTGGCAATATCAGTTTGACAAACGTATTTGTTGTATTCATATAGGTTtagatataaatgattataatttattaagaagTATAATACGATTTGTTTACAGAGTGATAGTGTTGATAGTCCAGCTGGTTCGAGACGATCATCAGAGCAGGTAATATTATATCAGCTTAGTATAGAACTTATATCTATAACAACGATGTTTAAAATATAGATCGACAGTCCAAAACCTACACTTCCTGTATGTGAGGAAGGTTTGCCACCTGGTTGGGGTATGCAAATAGCTCCCAATGGTcgtgtattttttattgatcacAACGAAAGAGCAACAACATGGATTGATCCAAGAACAGGCAGACCAAGTTCTATACCTAATCACATTGCACCGTCAACTACGCCAAGAAGCGATTTAGATCAACTTGGACCTCTTCCAGAAGGCTGGGAAGAAAGAGTACATACAGATggacgaatatttttcatagatcACAGTACGTTTTTACAtcttcaagaaaaaaatatattatattaatcgtaatcttctcttttatagACACTAGGACAACTCAATGGGAAGATCCGCGTATGTCCAATCCACAAATCGCTGGTCCAGTAAGTTTTAGAGACACAGTAATACATCGCAGTAACATATTTGTATAActtgttaaatttattttgtataggCCGTACCGTACTCCAGAGATTACAAAcgtaaatatgaatatttgaaGTCGCAGTTGAGAAAACCGGTAAGttcaaataaagaatatttaaatacggTATGtcaattaacaaaaattttcatttcagaaCAATGTTcctaataaatttgaaataaaagttgGAAGGAACAACATATTGGAAGACTCATATCGTATCATAAGTTCTGTGAATAGAGTGGagattttaaaaacaaaactatGGGTAGAATTTGAAGGAGAAGTAGGTTTAGATTATGGAGGTCTCGCAAGAGAAtggtttttccttttatctaaAGAAATGTTCAATCCATATTATGGCCTTTTCGAATATTCGGCTACGTGAGTAGTTTTAAAATcgaacgtttatttatttgtccttataataacgttattttgttatttcatttatgGTATGATGTAACAGAGACAACTATACTCTTCAAATTAATCCATTCTCCGGAGTATGCAACGAGGAACATTTGAATTACTTTAAATTTATTGGACGTATAGCTGGTATGGCAGTATATCATGGCAAACTTTTGGATGGTTagtatatgtttgtattatttatttatacatacatatatatatatatatatttcttcatacATTGTACTGTCATTCTTCTTAGCATTCTTTATTCGaccattttataaaatgatgtTGGGAAAGCCTATTGACTTGAAAGATATGGAAAGTGTCGATTCTGAGTACTATAATTCGTTGTTATGGATCAAAGAGAACGATCCAAGTGAATTGGAACTTACATTTTCCGTTGACGAAGAAAGCTTTGGGCATACTTCACAGAGAGAGCTTAAGCCAGATGGTGCTAATATATCATTAACGGACGAAAACAAAGATGAGTATATAAGTTTAGTTATTCAATGGAGATTTGTATCACGCGTGCAAGAACAAATGAACGCATTCTTAGAAGGATTTAATGCATTAATACCACCAACGCTAGTGAAAATATTCGACGAACATGAATTGGAATTACTGATGTGTGGTATCCAACATATTGATGTAAAAGACTGGAAGCAAAATACATTATACAAAGGAGATTATCATGCAAATCATATTGTAGTTCAATGGTTTTGGAGAGTCGTTCTTTCGTTTACCAATGAAATGAGATCGAGACTTTTACAATTTGTGACTGGTACTTCGCGGGTTCCAATGAACGGTTTCAAAGAACTTTATGGAAGCAATGGACCACAATTATTTACGATTGAAAAGTGGGGTACACCGGATAATTATCCAAGAGCACATACTTGGTAAGTACATAATTTCTATGTGTATTGTTCAATTCAATGAATGAattgaaatttcgaaatttcaaaaaaagaaaaaaaaagaaaggtttcgtatactttataaataatattgaagttgaaaagaattttagtTATGACAAATAAAAACTTCTAAGGTTAACTGATCGCACAGAATTAATGAAACGTCTGAAGATTTATAAAGATAACTATAGCCAAATTGTATTTTTGCAGTTTTAACCGTATTGACCTTCCACCTTACGAAAGTTATCAACAGCTCAGGGATAAGTTAATAAAAGCTATTGAAGGTTCTCAAGGTTTTGCTGGAGTCGATTAGCACGAAATACCCCTATTCATGCTGAttctgtaatataatatacatatgtatatatatataacacgcaTAAGTACACAGCGATGTATATCGACTTGACATTATTGACTATTTAAcacgattaatattttcctGCACTATGAAATTTTAGTTGTGTCTTGAATAAGACAACGAGATACAgtataaagtatatacattGCTTAGCTTTTACGAACGACATGGACAAAATTTGaaacatattattttctataaagtatattttccCATTGGCGAAATTTTGCATGATTTGAAATGCATATGACGTGTAATAACTAATGACCGTGTTTGTTCGTTCAGTAATAGAGAAAGTTTTAGTCTTTATCAATACAAGTATTTCAACAAGtttattttaagataaatACGGCCCGGCTACTATACGATGGAAAATAATAGtgtgatattaattttgtaaataaatttataataagataattaatGTATTAGGTAAGCTGTCAATCGCTAAATTATGTGAGCATTTAAAAAGGAGGGAAACATTAGAAAAGCCAGTCCAACTTTTAGTAGATTGATTTCGTTGAGaatcgttaattttctttttaattcgttaaattAACAGTAACATTATTCGGTCATGAGTAGTATATAGTCATATTCTTATAAAGTGAAGctatatacaattaataaatgtgAAAAGTTCAAATACGAATGTACAGAAAAAAGCAGGAAGgctagaataatttttattaaagatgcaattagaaagaaatttagacaaaatcgtataattaaaaaatgacgaagatttaaaagttatattgAGTTGTGATTTTAGTAATACATGTCATTTTGcaattttatgttttatagaAGATGACATATAGATAATTTGACCttatatttcaaatgtatAACACGTACTACTTAAAACACATAGCACGTTAAAATATTACGTAgcacataattataatattaatattttgctttgtatctcgttctttttaataatgttagCAGTAAACACAATTAATGTTTACTCGATTAGTTGATTGTACATaatttatagtataattaaGGTACAAGATATATGGCAAAACTACATTAAAACTTTTAACTGTTTGTAAACGTCGACAATATTCTAAAGGAACAGACAAttgattttatcaaaaatgaaatgaatatataatattatcgccGATGCACTAGAATCAGCAATAATGGCAAGTTAAGCGTTGTGGATAAATGCCTACTCTGTATTATAATACGTATCCATAGAGTATAATAAGTATCCTAgcagatatttaatatacgaaGTTGACTACACATTCCATCCTATTTGTAcagcttattttttttaaatgaatacgTCCCGTTTAGATGATAAACATCCTTATGTAACAACGTAACATTTTGTGGCCTTAAATTCTGATTATGATATTTCTTATCGTAGTACATTTCTGGTTATAAACGTTAAATTTGTATTACTGTAAAGAATAAGAATCGTTTAATCTAATTGAATATATCCGTTtgagatattattttcaactGCGTCTGGCAAAGAGAGATATCGTGCATTACTGTGAACGTGTGAATTTAAATCGTCATTAATAGATCGTCGATGATTATCATCTTCATAGGTGTTACAATTAAAAAGTAACAATCCTGTAATAAATCATACATAACGTTGAACGtttgaatttaattctaaatataaaacagtattatttcttatatggATAACAATATCTTGATTTTACGAATccattgagaaaagaaaaatcacgaCGATCACTccttaatattaattatactcgATTTATTGTAATCGATCGagtatgatattaaaattatacattttttttttatttatatatattaacatctaataaaatcgtaaataCGAAATGgatcgttataaatattacgacAGTAATGCATGGATATTTCATTGCTGTAAACgttaaagattattatatttatgtaaggtatatcatataatcgtattaatgtatatatcgtaGTCTCATATAAGCAGTCTTATTCAGAGTATagcatttttttaaagaaatccCGCAGATAGATGTAAGCTAGAAGTTTTGTTCAGTCCATTCGACTTAAAAGGGCGTTTTCAATGGCTATTTTAGCTGTCACGAGTTTGttaatgtttatttgtttctccttttcttttttagcaaAATTTTTACCGACGAAGCTTTgaccaaaaaaaatattaaaaaaaaataaaaagaaaaaagaagaaaaaaaaaactaaaacaaaaaggataATCCAAGCTTTGACGTTTACTttgtattaagaaaaaaaaaaaaattttaaaaaaaagctaaaaaaaaaaggaaaaaaaaagaggaagtgaGAAAAATCGTaactgaagaaaaataatcgataaaataattatcatttattgttattattattgtttgtcTAATCGATATAGCCATATTCAATATGGTCATGTGTAttcttaagaaaaaaggagacaacttttttcttaatataagGCAGGTTCGATATTTCATACATAATAGATACAACAGACACAACTACacaatttatttacattcttaCGTGCATACGTCGGCTGAAAAGTACGACTTAATCGAAATGACACTTGTattcctttattatttcatatgtaaatataaagaaaaagaaagaaaaaaaaatatattgaaagaaatacgacgctgtaatatattaattattaattattattaaaaacactTATACGATATCTCTTCACTTTACTTGTAATTAAAGGATTATTAATACTAATGTGCTTGTAAGACCATATGTTACGATGAGGTAGACGATAATTAACACAGAACATTTGGGCATAAATATCAGGAAGAACGAGAGACGAACGAAGAGAGGATTGAACATCTAGACAATGgtgtataattaatgaattaattaaataattaatcgaattaaggattaagaaaaaaatcttatgtTCTTATAACGATATTATGGAAGAATCAGACtatatatgcaaataaattatatcaaaaagttACACGATATCGTTGAGcctataatttattatttctcggaAAATAAGGGAAGGATGAAAGTTGACAAAAGGATCGTTTGAAATTTGGCGCGATTCGAACGTCGGCTACTACGTCATCGTTTCGACTATCCCATAGTACCAACGGAGGACGCGAGATGTCGGTACGGGCGGGCACATCCGCAGAATCAAAAAAGACAGCTGGGAAGCGTAACATCACACATCGATTCGGTGGCCCTTCGGAGGTTGAAAAACTTTTTCGTAAGCGTGTCGAAGACCGGCGGGAGccccgaacgaacgaacgaacgaacgaacgaacggacggacggacggaacGAAGCGTTTAACGTCTTCGTCAATTAAACgtgtattatttatcttatccATCGAGAaacgtcgttgttgtcgtcgtcctctctctctctctacttgcGTTTCGTGTTCGACGACGAGTCCAACGATCGCGGGAGGAACGAAAAGGACGAACGTaataggagagagaaaacgaaaaggacgaaaagaaaaaagaaagaaagtacaagataaaaagagtgagagaaaaacagagagagagagagagagtgaaagaaagatagtgtgtgtgaaagagaaagaaaaaaaaagaaagaatgagatagaaagagatagataatatagaacgaaagatagagagagagagagagaaaattttagtGTGATtcagaaagaagatagaaaaagagagaactaaAAGTGTTGACGGTAATAGTGAACGATGATAGTGACGGTGTTTCGAAAGCCGGCTTGAAGGACGAGGACGTCGAGGGTGGCAGTGGCAGTGGCAGTgtagaacgaataaaaaaagaagaaaacaaaaaagaagaaaataaaggagcCATGTGccgataagaagaagaataagaagaagaaagaagcagCGAACGCGAGCGTCGATGTTATGCAGTCTTTCTTACCGTCACGAAGAGTAGACACGAGCCTACTCGTTCAACCCTCTTTTCAAGGCTCCACCGACGACGAGCCACGTCGCCGAGGGAAGCTATCCTGCATGTTACTGCTGCCGTGGAGGTCACTGCATTGCGGTCAGTACAACGAACTTTGACACCGTTCCTTCTCGACTCTTTTACACCCTTGACACACGAGATGCATCGTGTTTctttatcatatacatatgtttgcATTTAGTACAATCGTTTTtactaaacaaatatatatatatatatatatatataacgagtatatatgagtatatatatatgtatatatttctctttttttttctttttttttttatttctcttttatacacAGATTCACAAACGCACGCATACGTTcacgtatacgtacacacatacgcgcgcgcgttgAACGAACCGAACTTCCGTCTCTCTCagtccttcatttttttttccggtCAAACGATACGACCCTCATAGGGTTTGTTACCCTCTCAACGAGTGGCAGGACTATCGCGTGTACTTTTCAAGGAAGACACTTTCTCTAGAATTCGCTATGGTCTTcaaaaatgtatgtacatacgtgatTCTCGGAATATATCGTTAATTTCGTCGTTCTATTTCGAAAGAACGCTAAGTGTTGCAAAAGTTATCACGTAAGATTTTCCGAGTATTTTATGCATATTCGAAAAGATTTCGAGTGCATTCGATTCGTTCGTCCCTTCCTTCCCTTatttccttccctctctttttcttttctttcctttttctttcctttttcttcttttcgtgttTTACGAACGCGACGACGAGATCATTAACGTTAATAATCGTATATTCGGTCGTTAGTGAAAAACGAGGAAAGGTGATTGGACGTTTCGAATTTAGTCGTTACAGTCGACAGTCGTATGTTTTTccctcttccatttttttttgttcgttttacgAACTCAATACATGtgcagaaaaagagagatagagggagagagagatagagagagagagagagagagagagagagagagagagagagagagagagagagagagagagagggaagagaaagaaaagaacatataGGTTTATCGTATGAAAATGGATAGCGAGATGTATCTTTACGCGAAAAGGTTAGGAAACTCGGTCACGTGAGTTAcgttttaaatcgaaatttttattctcgaattttattcgatgaaaTCGAGATACGCATTATTTCATTGATGattcaattttgtttaatctagagagaaaaagagagagggtggggggagagagagaaacgagttaTATGATTTTAAACGAATGGAAGAATCTTTGCTGGATTTCTAAACGTTttgagagatagaggaaaaagagtgaacgaacacacacgtatgtgtgtgtatctgtatATCTGTGAGAGAGATggtgaatgtgtgtgtgtgtgtg from Vespula vulgaris chromosome 11, iyVesVulg1.1, whole genome shotgun sequence carries:
- the LOC127067630 gene encoding E3 ubiquitin-protein ligase Nedd-4 isoform X1, whose protein sequence is MPGTLTYPIYADVEPSVPRRRAYTWNSQHRSTSRVTDLTSRAGRLSLTDNVRDEGTRKLRLKVIAGHHLAKKDIFGASDPYVRVDLNTINGDQTVDSALTKTKKKTLNPIWEEEFIFRVKPVDHKLVLQVFDENRLTRDDFLGMVELTLLNLPKEQEGRTIPARIYILRPRSNHSSQRSRVKGTLEIYHAYISDSTTTENEDGDASDSGGWELVQPENNSPVEQASEIHMVNGPLPPGWEERQDANGRTYYVNHIARFTQWERPTDTNTSSTGNITEQRNLDTAATEFQRRFHISADEENRHRSSVINQDGEVLREEDEDSEARDSEGRIHREGGIGDTSSESGHSVDLRGYQSECEDQSDSVDSPAGSRRSSEQIDSPKPTLPVCEEGLPPGWGMQIAPNGRVFFIDHNERATTWIDPRTGRPSSIPNHIAPSTTPRSDLDQLGPLPEGWEERVHTDGRIFFIDHNTRTTQWEDPRMSNPQIAGPAVPYSRDYKRKYEYLKSQLRKPNNVPNKFEIKVGRNNILEDSYRIISSVNRVEILKTKLWVEFEGEVGLDYGGLAREWFFLLSKEMFNPYYGLFEYSATDNYTLQINPFSGVCNEEHLNYFKFIGRIAGMAVYHGKLLDAFFIRPFYKMMLGKPIDLKDMESVDSEYYNSLLWIKENDPSELELTFSVDEESFGHTSQRELKPDGANISLTDENKDEYISLVIQWRFVSRVQEQMNAFLEGFNALIPPTLVKIFDEHELELLMCGIQHIDVKDWKQNTLYKGDYHANHIVVQWFWRVVLSFTNEMRSRLLQFVTGTSRVPMNGFKELYGSNGPQLFTIEKWGTPDNYPRAHTCFNRIDLPPYESYQQLRDKLIKAIEGSQGFAGVD
- the LOC127067630 gene encoding E3 ubiquitin-protein ligase Nedd-4 isoform X2 — encoded protein: MAEENVYGYKPTAGIDGDSRDEGTRKLRLKVIAGHHLAKKDIFGASDPYVRVDLNTINGDQTVDSALTKTKKKTLNPIWEEEFIFRVKPVDHKLVLQVFDENRLTRDDFLGMVELTLLNLPKEQEGRTIPARIYILRPRSNHSSQRSRVKGTLEIYHAYISDSTTTENEDGDASDSGGWELVQPENNSPVEQASEIHMVNGPLPPGWEERQDANGRTYYVNHIARFTQWERPTDTNTSSTGNITEQRNLDTAATEFQRRFHISADEENRHRSSVINQDGEVLREEDEDSEARDSEGRIHREGGIGDTSSESGHSVDLRGYQSECEDQSDSVDSPAGSRRSSEQIDSPKPTLPVCEEGLPPGWGMQIAPNGRVFFIDHNERATTWIDPRTGRPSSIPNHIAPSTTPRSDLDQLGPLPEGWEERVHTDGRIFFIDHNTRTTQWEDPRMSNPQIAGPAVPYSRDYKRKYEYLKSQLRKPNNVPNKFEIKVGRNNILEDSYRIISSVNRVEILKTKLWVEFEGEVGLDYGGLAREWFFLLSKEMFNPYYGLFEYSATDNYTLQINPFSGVCNEEHLNYFKFIGRIAGMAVYHGKLLDAFFIRPFYKMMLGKPIDLKDMESVDSEYYNSLLWIKENDPSELELTFSVDEESFGHTSQRELKPDGANISLTDENKDEYISLVIQWRFVSRVQEQMNAFLEGFNALIPPTLVKIFDEHELELLMCGIQHIDVKDWKQNTLYKGDYHANHIVVQWFWRVVLSFTNEMRSRLLQFVTGTSRVPMNGFKELYGSNGPQLFTIEKWGTPDNYPRAHTCFNRIDLPPYESYQQLRDKLIKAIEGSQGFAGVD
- the LOC127067630 gene encoding E3 ubiquitin-protein ligase NEDD4 isoform X3, giving the protein MPGTLTYPIYADVEPSVPRRRAYTWNSQHRSTSRVTDLTSRAGRLSLTDNVRDEGTRKLRLKVIAGHHLAKKDIFGASDPYVRVDLNTINGDQTVDSALTKTKKKTLNPIWEEEFIFRVKPVDHKLVLQVFDENRLTRDDFLGMVELTLLNLPKEQEGRTIPARIYILRPRSNHSSQRSRVKGTLEIYHAYISDSTTTENEDGDASDSGGWELVQPENNSPVEQASEIHMVNGPLPPGWEERQDANGRTYYVNHIARFTQWERPTDTNTSSTGNITEQRNLDTAATEFQRRFHISADEENRHRSSVINQSDSVDSPAGSRRSSEQIDSPKPTLPVCEEGLPPGWGMQIAPNGRVFFIDHNERATTWIDPRTGRPSSIPNHIAPSTTPRSDLDQLGPLPEGWEERVHTDGRIFFIDHNTRTTQWEDPRMSNPQIAGPAVPYSRDYKRKYEYLKSQLRKPNNVPNKFEIKVGRNNILEDSYRIISSVNRVEILKTKLWVEFEGEVGLDYGGLAREWFFLLSKEMFNPYYGLFEYSATDNYTLQINPFSGVCNEEHLNYFKFIGRIAGMAVYHGKLLDAFFIRPFYKMMLGKPIDLKDMESVDSEYYNSLLWIKENDPSELELTFSVDEESFGHTSQRELKPDGANISLTDENKDEYISLVIQWRFVSRVQEQMNAFLEGFNALIPPTLVKIFDEHELELLMCGIQHIDVKDWKQNTLYKGDYHANHIVVQWFWRVVLSFTNEMRSRLLQFVTGTSRVPMNGFKELYGSNGPQLFTIEKWGTPDNYPRAHTCFNRIDLPPYESYQQLRDKLIKAIEGSQGFAGVD